One Oryza brachyantha chromosome 3, ObraRS2, whole genome shotgun sequence DNA segment encodes these proteins:
- the LOC102719936 gene encoding phosphatidylinositol 4-phosphate 5-kinase 1-like, with translation MPPQQGECCRHGLGPGCLGGEAAVGGEPFYVPLRKRLSVDGKAPTPRICIWECDGEAGDITCDIVAAPLRRSCSAKAMPPLPPPTPLFRMMTPPPPRPQRGEGEETRRPAGQAIRKGHRSYSLMLNLQLGISYSVGKSSALPFQKLAASDFDPREKVWTRFPPEGSKFTPPHHSVDFRWKDYCPAVFRHLRKLFGVDPAEYMLAICGNDTLRELASPGKSGSCFFITQDDRFMIKTVKKSEVKVLIRMLRSYYEHVRQYKSTLLTRFYGTHCIKQAGCPKVRFIIMGNFCCSEYKIHRRFDLKGSSHGRTIDKTERKIDETTTLKDLDLQYAFRLQRFWYEELMKQIQMDCTFLETQGIMDYSLLLGVHFRNDYSVSRIGLSQHIAFPKSTGKRKSFEGGSNFCELCFVESGCKDRDLIDSRKPVTQLGINMPAQAERSSKRILDSFLLNERHLFITTPSGGSCDVYLFFGIIDILQDYDITKKLEHAYKSFQVNSDCISAVDPKLYSRRFQDFIRRVFITEQ, from the exons ATGCCGCCGCAGCAGGGGGAGTGCTGCCGCCACGGGCTTGGCCCTGGCTGCCTCGGCGGGGAGGCCGCGGTCGGCGGTGAGCCGTTCTACGTGCCGCTGCGCAAGCGGCTGTCCGTGGACGGCAAGGCCCCGACGCCGCGGATATGCATCTGGGAgtgcgacggcgaggccggggACATCACCTGCGACATCGTCGCCGCACCGCTCCGCCGCAGCTGCAGCGCCAAGGCAATgccgcctctgccgccgccgaccccgcTCTTCCGGATgatgacgccgccgccgccgaggccgcagagaggggagggggaggaaacCAGGAGGCCCGCCGGGCAGGCCATCCGCAAGGGGCATCGGAGCTACAGCCTGATGCTCAACCTGCAGCTTGGTATAAG CTATTCGGTGGGGAAGTCGTCGGCGCTGCCGTTCCAGAAGCTCGCCGCGTCGGACTTCGACCCGCGAGAGAAGGTATGGACACGGTTCCCGCCGGAGGGGTCCAAGTTCACTCCGCCGCACCACTCGGTGGATTTCCGGTGGAAGGACTACTGCCCTGCCGTCTTCAG GCACCTGAGGAAGCTGTTCGGGGTGGACCCCGCGGAGTACATGCTCGCCATCTGCGGCAACGACACGCTCCGAGAGCTGGCGTCCCCGGGCAAGAGCGGGAGCTGCTTCTTCATCACGCAGGACGATCGGTTCATGATTAAAACAGTGAAGAAGTCCGAGGTGAAG GTTCTTATCAGGATGTTGCGGAGTTACTATGAACATGTTCGTCAGTATAAGTCCACTTTATTAACAAGGTTTTACGGCACACATTGCATTAAGCAAGCTGGCTGCCCCAAG GTTCGATTCATCATAATGGGCAATTTTTGCTGTTCGGAATATAAGATCCATAGGCGCTTTGATCTAAAAGGTTCCTCACATGGTCGGACTATCGACAAAACAGAGCGGAAGATTGACGAAACCACTACTCTAAAGGACCTAGATCTTCAGTATGCATTTCGTCTGCAAAGATTTTGGTACGAGGAGCTCATGAA GCAAATTCAGATGGACTGTACATTCTTGGAGACGCAGGGAATTATGGACTATAGCCTATTGTTAGGAGTTCACTTTCGTAATGATTACTCAGTATCTCGGATAGGCCTATCTCAGCACATTGCTTTCCCAA AATCTACTGGTAAAAGGAAATCATTTGAAGGTGGAAGCAATTTTTGTGAGCTCTGTTTTGTGGAATCAGGATGCAAAGATAGAGATTTGATAGACTCTCG GAAGCCAGTCACCCAGCTGGGGATTAACATGCCTGCTCAGGCAGAGCGCAGTTCAAAAAGAATACTGGACAGTTTTCTCCTCAATGAAAGACACTTGTTCATAACCACACCAAGTGGAGGATCATGTGATGTCTACCTCTTCTTCGGGATAATTGACATTCTTCAGGACTATGATATAACGAAGAAACTGGAACATGCCTATAAATCCTTCCAAGTCAACTCTGATTGCATTTCTGCTGTAGATCCAAAGCTATACTCGAGAAGGTTTCAGGATTTCATCCGCAGGGTATTCATAACAGAACAGTAA
- the LOC102720215 gene encoding partner of Y14 and mago isoform X2, which produces MATASDGSGSGSGGEQRRLLSIPKEGERIIAPTRRPDGTLRKAIRIRAGYVPQEEVAIYQSKGAQMRKSGPDVPPGYDPALDAKPKTKAAKRNERRKEKRQQAGSTNDKGKSLHIEDDAGEADNPKDAVDSVTKQISGIAISESPVVATSSADATNNSKLQPTGPDIDKKIRALKKKIRLAEAQLQGDPEKLKPEQLEKMKKIEAWQEELKLLGESSPGAS; this is translated from the exons ATGGCCACGGCCAGCGACGGCAGCGgaagcggcagcggcggcgagcagcggcgcctcCTCTCCATCCCGAAGGAGGGCGAGCGCATCATcgcgccgacgcgccgccccGACGGCACGCTCCGCAAGGCCATCCGCATCCGCGCCGGCTACGTCCCCCAGGAGGAGGTCGCCATCTACCAGTCCAAGGGCGCCCAG ATGAGGAAGTCAGGGCCCGACGTGCCGCCCGGGTACGACCCGGCGCTCGATGCTAAACCTAAGACGAAGGCGGCCAAGCGGAACGAGCGGCGTAAGGAGAAACGGCAGCAG GCCGGTTCAACAAATGATAAAGGAAAGAGCTTGCATATAGAGGATGATGCTGGAGAAGCGGACAATCCAAAGGATGCAGTGGACAGTGTAACAAAGCAGATAAGTGGCATTGCTATTTCTGAATCTCCAGTTGTAGCAACTTCCTCCGCTGATGCTACCAACAACTCAAAACTGCAACCGACTGGTCCAGACATAGACAAGAAAATTCGAGCACTGAAGAAAAAG ATACGCTTAGCAGAAGCACAACTGCAAGGAGATCCAGAAAAATTAAAGCCTGAACAACTCGAAAAAATGAAGAAGATAGAAGCTTGGCAGGAGGAACTGAAGCTTTTGGGGGAGAGCTCTCCTGGCGCTTCCTAG
- the LOC102720215 gene encoding partner of Y14 and mago isoform X1, which yields MATASDGSGSGSGGEQRRLLSIPKEGERIIAPTRRPDGTLRKAIRIRAGYVPQEEVAIYQSKGAQMRKSGPDVPPGYDPALDAKPKTKAAKRNERRKEKRQQQAGSTNDKGKSLHIEDDAGEADNPKDAVDSVTKQISGIAISESPVVATSSADATNNSKLQPTGPDIDKKIRALKKKIRLAEAQLQGDPEKLKPEQLEKMKKIEAWQEELKLLGESSPGAS from the exons ATGGCCACGGCCAGCGACGGCAGCGgaagcggcagcggcggcgagcagcggcgcctcCTCTCCATCCCGAAGGAGGGCGAGCGCATCATcgcgccgacgcgccgccccGACGGCACGCTCCGCAAGGCCATCCGCATCCGCGCCGGCTACGTCCCCCAGGAGGAGGTCGCCATCTACCAGTCCAAGGGCGCCCAG ATGAGGAAGTCAGGGCCCGACGTGCCGCCCGGGTACGACCCGGCGCTCGATGCTAAACCTAAGACGAAGGCGGCCAAGCGGAACGAGCGGCGTAAGGAGAAACGGCAGCAG CAGGCCGGTTCAACAAATGATAAAGGAAAGAGCTTGCATATAGAGGATGATGCTGGAGAAGCGGACAATCCAAAGGATGCAGTGGACAGTGTAACAAAGCAGATAAGTGGCATTGCTATTTCTGAATCTCCAGTTGTAGCAACTTCCTCCGCTGATGCTACCAACAACTCAAAACTGCAACCGACTGGTCCAGACATAGACAAGAAAATTCGAGCACTGAAGAAAAAG ATACGCTTAGCAGAAGCACAACTGCAAGGAGATCCAGAAAAATTAAAGCCTGAACAACTCGAAAAAATGAAGAAGATAGAAGCTTGGCAGGAGGAACTGAAGCTTTTGGGGGAGAGCTCTCCTGGCGCTTCCTAG
- the LOC102701805 gene encoding mitogen-activated protein kinase kinase kinase 1-like produces MGPPAAQDAAVSPSSSSGGSSRRRRRLERRNAAKHIGYDATLFCSYPQSPPASSAPASGAASLACSPACSLDLTSFRIGGSGDGSRDVQLLCSSLGLSGVDDFAIPIADWEAHKAGRSSFSPSTQPRDEPPARDSPLRREAAEEPAPPAPTVPVLPANEAPREAAIEAPAPLVRVDPWEPARPDVKKSSTEGGIKGVRPPPVVLKPPPSRALPAVCSVESTWDILRSFAPEEENHHAPASRSGCDSARQDAGEDEDEAAVLTLEELRIGETSEEFTGTSSLSTTNDDETSSTTTESMFYISPNGRFRRKIRSWNRGMLLGSGSFGTVFEGISDEGVFFAVKEVCLYDQGSNAQQCIFQLEQEIALLSQFEHENIVQYYGTDKEDSKLYIFLELVTQGSLASLYQKYRLRDTHVSAYTRQILNGLTYLHERNIVHRDIKCANILVHANGSVKLADFGLAKEITKLTALKSCKGTVYWMAPEVVNPKKTYGPEADIWSLGCTVLEMLTRQLPYPDLEWTQALYRIGKGEAPAIPNCLSRDARDFISQCVKPNPEDRPSAAKLLEHPFVNRSMRSIRSMRTSSRSNSSIRGMNG; encoded by the exons ATGGGGCCGCCCGCCGCGCAGGACGCCGccgtgtcgccgtcgtcgtcgtccgggGGCTCGTCgaggcgtcgccgccggctcgaACGCCGCAACGCCGCCAAGCACATCGGATACGACGCCACGCTCTTTTGCAGCTACCCGCAGtccccgccggcctcctccgcgcccgcCTCTGGGGCGGCCTCGCTCGCTTGCTCGCCGGCCTGCTCCCTCGACCTCACCAGCTTCCGCATCGGCGGAAGCGGCGACGGGAGCAGGGACGTGCAGCTGCTCTGCTCCAGCCTCGGTCTCTCCGGCGTCGACGACTTTGCGATCCCCATCGCTGACTGGGAGGCGCACAAGGCCGGCCGGTCGTCCTTCTCCCCCTCCACCCAGCCGCGCGACGAGCCCCCTGCGAGGGACTCCCCGCTACGCCGCGAGGCTGCCGAGGAGCCGGCCCCGCCCGCCCCCACTGTTCCCGTGCTTCCGGCTAACGAAGCGCCCAGGGAAGCGGCGATTGAAGCCCCAGCGCCGCTGGTACGGGTGGATCCGTGGGAGCCCGCCCGTCCAGATGTGAAGAAATCGAGCACTGAGGGAGGGATCAAGGGcgtgcgcccgccgccggttgtgctcaagccgccgccgtcgagggcACTACCGGCGGTCTGCTCGGTGGAGTCCACGTGGGATATCTTGCGGTCGTTCGCGCCAGAGGAGGAGAACCACCACGCCCCAGCGAGCAGATCTGGTTGTGATTCTGCACGCCAGGACGCGGGAGAGGACGAGGATGAGGCCGCAGTATTGACGTTGGAGGAGCTCAGGATAGGGGAGACGTCCGAGGAATTCACAGGCACGTCTTCGCTGTCGACGACTAATGATGACGAGACGTCGAGCACAACCACCGAGTCCATGTTCTACATCTCGCCGAATGGGAGGTTTAGGAGGAAAATCCGGTCGTGGAACCGAGGGATGCTCCTGGGAAGTGGCTCGTTTGGGACAGTCTTTGAGGGGATCAGCGA CGAGGGTGTCTTCTTTGCTGTCAAAGAAGTCTGCTTGTATGATCAAGGGAGCAATGCGCAGCAGTGCATTTTTCAGCTTGAGCAG GAAATTGCACTCTTGAGTCAGTTTGAACATGAAAATATAGTGCAGTACTATGGTACTGACAAA GAGGACTCAAAACTGTACATCTTCCTTGAATTAGTGACCCAAGGATCTCTAGCATCTTTGTATCAGAAGTACCGGTTGCGAGATACTCATGTTTCAGCATATACAAGACAGATTCTTAATGGTTTGACTTATCTGCATGAGCGAAACATTGTTCATAG GGATATCAAATGTGCCAATATATTGGTGCATGCCAATGGATCCGTGAAACTTGCCGACTTTGGTCTTGCTAAGGAG ATTACCAAATTGACCGCACTTAAATCGTGCAAAGGAACCGTTTATTGGATGGCACCTGAG GTTGTTAATCCCAAGAAAACATATGGGCCTGAAGCTGATATATGGAGTCTGGGCTGCACAGTCCTAGAGATGTTGACGCGTCAACTTCCCTACCCTGATCTGGAATGG ACACAAGCTTTATACAGGATTGGGAAGGGGGAAGCACCAGCAATTCCAAATTGCCTTTCTAGGGATGCTCGTGATTTTATAAGTCAGTGTGTAAAACCCAATCCAGAAGACAGACCCTCTGCGGCAAAGCTGCTTGAGCATCCTTTCGTTAATAGGTCAATGCGGTCAATAAGATCCATGAGAACATCTTCGCGCTCAAACTCATCAATACGCGGCATGAATGGATAA
- the LOC102720498 gene encoding uncharacterized protein LOC102720498 has protein sequence MGGSADPEAPTPSPSPSPAKATPSPASADGMRLRRCVQSKLSWGPPKAGGGGRIGGGCGGEAGAGGAGVPPLPVGDGAPEKRGGETPEKAKKRGRPRKPEAGTKLSSSKETTGLEQDSKDELILVDESPRKKQRKGRGKNQGAALKVPNRKYCKALESTDGHESCQQLCSNQTQAVLPQASPILVDIDLMTVPSKACLVNNNVDALDNEDIPQLRVDLRSEAKIAAEENRRLSSGKEMHPFFASRKAHKDAGQDVLNVEDEDMDSVHAFEREPPFWPIHVLYELEATMPIQWSNKWLIAKESFLGTSTTKQNCAEHVDPGNDLPNFHGKENKSKFSSLDVIDVDDERMLTSTSCCRTSLFESKQQERVQHELPGVNLKGCQLAYHLWTDKYRPETAAQVCGNADHVKFLSEWLKGWDERGHKNKQNIFANGCMNGRSCQDGSDTDYSEDASDYKNVLLITGPVGCGKSAAVFACAREQGFNVIEVNTSDMRNGAYVRQKFEEATKSHGLEKWSQEDIISLPISNSIDPASGTPGTTEFKQVINKTLILFEDVDTVFDEDRGFISTVLKMVETTKWPIILTSNKKDPPLPHLLDQLALDFTYPSSAELLSHVDMICKSEGVEISVPQLQHIIDVFFGDIRRTMTLLQFWYQGKQQYTERLNRCMSCPSLLDLDLVHSTVPKILSWGFPCKLSETIYMEIDKTIMLAEEKKKQMELSDFESLKLQIITPLTKERSADKTRKPKKSKLKRGCSAESNDVSPCKNDLDDFHDSPDVSLASSHQRIKVRRGTVLFSESDDDLADAHTAKDATFVVQEGNLLPESSELPCLHGHGISSIVPQSLFFEQSSVPHLHREVISNQFCFPSESRAFETASSFQNQFESNMPGSISQICDTFISQGMMSYVPESSYIIGGTSASISSGDLLSSLVSNGMSALHNDSTYTASRVEPEDTKKVENQMPDEPQKCMEDEVGETCEAYVELPDRNEHASCSITGYQLMDECSRAESGWLLSGKKNNDSSKVEHVQDTWNRLRQCHPALPCDMYNNRSVCRALKCVSRVSDFISESDLMLTCCHPFSNDISDPSLTPYPEPDGFSSYSKQLEMGSIYAQHALCIFTKDSQDTDVGFVDLSQELLFNGTTTASLGKLISSGISCGVGSGNICDIKYPTSCISKRRDQKASLCEILLPVVPPKLSQWLRGPAFVDYLSSMSRISRLENMQLSECKASSKQRRCRQPRRYLSSGALPLSAQDIELLSQSSCFRDRRESEKITEQAIP, from the exons ATGGGCGGATCTGCTGATCCCGaggcgccgacgccgtcccCATCGCCTTCCCCGGCGAAGGCGACTCCTTCGCCCGCTTCCGCGGACGGGatgcggttgcggcggtgcgTGCAGTCTAAGCTCTCGTGGGGACCTCCCAAGGCAGGCGGGGGCGGGCGGATCGGCGGTGGATGCGGAGGAgaagcaggagcaggaggtgCCGGTGTCCCTCCCCTGCCCGTGGGCGATGGGGCACCGGAGAAGCGGGGTGGCGAGACGCCGGAGAAGGcaaagaagagaggaaggcCGCGGAAACCAGAGGCCGGCACGAAG CTGTCCTCTAGCAAAGAAACAACTGGTCTGGAACAGGATAGCAAGGATGAACTAATCTTGGTTG ATGAaagccctcggaaaaagcaGAGGAAAGGCAGGGGTAAGAATCAGGGTGCAGCACTGAAGGTTCCGAACAGAAAGTACTGCAAGGCATTGGAATCTACTGATG GTCATGAAAGTTGTCAGCAACTATGCAGTAATCAGACTCAAGCTGTCTTGCCTCAAGCATCACCCATATTAGTTGATATTGATTTGATGACTGTCCCATCTAAAGCATGTCTGGTTAATAATAATGTTGATGCGCTAGACAATGAAGATATACCACAGTTGAGAGTTGATCTAAGGTCAGAGGCAAAGATAGCTGCAGAG GAAAATCGGAGGCTATCGTCTGGAAAGGAAATGCATCCATTTTTTGCTTCCCGGAAAGCGCACAAAGATGCTGGCCAAGATGTTCTTAATGTTGAGGATGAGGATATGGATTCAGTTCATGCTTTTGAAAGAGAGCCACCTTTCTGGCCTATTCATGTTTTGTATGAACTGGAG GCCACCATGCCAATTCAATGGAGCAACAAATGGTTAATTGCCAAAGAATCTTTTCTTGGCACTAGTACCACTAAGCAGAATTGTGCAGAGCATGTGGATCCAGGAAATGATTTGCCTAACTTTCATggcaaagaaaacaaaagcaagTTTTCTTCTCTGGATGTG attgatgttgatgatgagcGCATGCTAACATCTACTTCCTGTTGCCGTACTTCTCTTTTTGAAAGCAAACAACAGGAGAGGGTACAGCATGAATTGCCTGGAGTCAATCTGAAAGG CTGTCAGCTGGCTTATCACCTATGGACTGACAAGTACCGGCCTGAAACTGCTGCCCAG GTTTGTGGTAATGCCGATCATGTAAAATTCCTCAGTGAATGGCTTAAAGGGTGGGACGAAAGAGgtcacaaaaataaacaaaatatattcgCTAATGGATGCATGAATGGCAGATCCTGTCAAGATGGATCTGATACAGATTATTCAGAAGATGCTTCTGATTATAAGAACGTGCTTCTAATTACTGGACCAGTTGGG tgTGGAAAATCAGCCGCAGTTTTTGCATGTGCGAGAGAACAAGGATTCAATGTAATTGAG GTAAATACATCCGATATGAGAAATGGGGCTTATGTAAGGCAGAAGTTCGAGGAAGCAACTAAATCACATGGTCTGGAAAAATG GTCGCAAGAGGATATCATCAGTCTACCAATAAGCAATTCCATAGATCCAGCTTCAGGGACTCCAGGCACAACTGAATTCAAACAAGTCATTAACAAGACCCTCATCCTATTTGAAGATGTAGATACTGTCTTTGATGAGGATCGTGGATTTATTTCAACTGTACTTAAGATGGTGGAGACTACAAAATGGCCAATCATATTGACCAGTAACA AGAAAGATCCGCCATTGCCTCATCTCTTGGACCAGCTAGCATTGGATTTCACATACCCATCATCCGCAGAGTTACTTTCACATGTCGACATG ATATGCAAGTCTGAAGGAGTGGAAATCAGTGTTCCTCAACTGCAGCATATaatagatgttttttttggtgatATTAGGAGAACAATGACACTTTTGCAATTTTGGTATCAAGGCAAGCAACAATACACAG AGAGGTTGAATAGGTGCATGTCCTGTCCTTCTCTACTTGATTTGGATTTAGTGCATTCTACTGTACCAAAAATACTGTCTTGGGGCTTCCCTTGTAAATTATCAGAGACAATATACATGGAGATAGACAAAACAATCATGTTagctgaagaaaagaaaaaacagatgGAACTATCAGACTTCGAAAGCCTCAAATTACAAATAATAACACCTTTGACCAAGGAAAGAAGTGCTGATAAAACAAGAAAGCCCAAGAAATCCAAGTTAAAGCGTGGCTGCTCTGCTGAGTCTAATGATGTTTCACCTTGTAAGAATGACCTCGACGACTTCCATGATAGTCCAGATGTCTCTCTTGCATCCAGTCATCAAAGAATAAAAGTTAGGCGTGGAACAGTTTTGTTTTCTGAGTCTGATGATGATCTAGCTGATGCACATACTGCCAAAGATGCCACATTTGTTGTTCAGGAAGGTAATTTGCTCCCAGAATCTTCAGAACTGCCCTGTTTACATGGGCATGGCATATCCAGCATTGTTCCACAAAGTCTGTTCTTTGAACAATCATCTGTGCCTCATTTGCACAGGGAAGTGATTTCaaatcaattttgttttcctaGCGAATCAAGGGCCTTCGAAACTGCCAGTTCTTTCCAAAACCAGTTTGAAAGCAATATGCCTGGGTCCATTTCACAAATATGTGATACTTTTATCTCTCAGGGCATGATGTCGTATGTGCCTGAATCATCTTACATAATTGGGGGGACATCTGCATCAATCAGCAGTGGTGATCTTTTATCAAGTCTAGTGTCCAATGGTATGTCTGCCCTTCATAATGACAGTACTTACACTGCATCCAGAGTGGAACCAGAAGACACTAAGAAGGTGGAGAATCAAATGCCTGATGAACCTCAGAAGTGCATGGAAGATGAAGTTGGCGAGACTTGTGAGGCCTATGTGGAATTGCCTGACAGGAATGAACATGCAAGCTGTTCAATTACAGGATATCAATTGATGGATGAGTGCAGTCGTGCTGAAAGTGGCTGGTTGCTTTCAGGGAAAAAGAACAATGACTCCAGCAAGGTTGAACATGTACAAGATACTTGGAATCGGCTACGGCAGTGCCATCCTGCACTTCCATGTGACATGTACAACAACAGATCAGTTTGTAGAGCTTTGAAGTGTGTTTCAAGAGTGTCTGATTTTATATCAGAATCAGATCTTATGCTCACCTGCTGCCACCCTTTTAGTAAT GACATTTCAGATCCATCTTTAACTCCTTACCCTGAGCCAGATGGCTTCTCCTCGTACAGCAAGCAGCTTGAGATGGGATCTATCTACGCACAGCATGCTCTGTGCATTTTTACAAAGGATTCCCAAGATACGGATGTTGGTTTTGTTGATTTGTCACAAGAGTTATTGTTTAACGGTACAACTACCGCATCTCTAGGTAAACTTATTAGCTCTGGAATCAGCTGCGGCGTTGGATCTGGGAACATTTGTGATATAAAGTATCCAACAAGTTGTATTTCTAAGAGAAG GGATCAAAAAGCTAGTCTTTGTGAAATCCTGCTTCCAGTGGTTCCTCCTAAGCTATCTCAGTGGCTGAGAGGCCCTGCTTttgttgattatttgtcttcgATGAGTCGGATTTCACGTTTAGAAAATATGCAACTTTCTGAATGTAAAGCCTCGAGCAAGCAAAGAAG GTGTCGTCAGCCGAGACGTTACTTGAGTTCTGGCGCACTTCCACTGTCTGCTCAAGATATTGAATTATTATCCCAAAGCAGCTGTTTCCGCGACAGACGGGAGAGCGAGAAGATTACAGAGCAAGCGATTCCCTAG